In the genome of Hyphomicrobium sp. CS1GBMeth3, the window CGCGCTCGCGCAGGCGGCCCTGCTTGCCGGCGACGCGGCTCAGGCGTTCGAGCTCGCGCTCGAGATGACCGTTCAGCTCAACGATGTCGTTGAATGTCTCGGCGATTCTTCCGGCGATGCCGGGCCAATCGAGCGGAAGCCGCGCGGAGGCGTCGCCTTTCTTTATCGCGATCAGGGCTTCCAGGATGGCGGGGGCCTGCTCGGCGAGGTGCGTCTGGTCGGGGCGCATGCCGGTGCCGGCGCCGTTCCCTCCACGCAGGGGCCGCAGGCGAGTTAGGCCATGGGGTTGCGCCTGGCTGCCTCCATTGTTCGCCCCTCTCTCGGCGAGGGCGTTGAAGGCGCGCGCAACATCTCCTGCAATTCCAGGCGTTTCAGGGGGCAACCGGACGGATCCATCTCCGGAGGCGAGGGCTTCGAGCGCAGTGAGCACTGACCTCAGCGTCTGATCTTCGTTGGCGCTTTTGGCAGAAAACACGCAGCCCCCCTCACCTCGCCGACAGCCGGACCGTGCGTAACGCTGAGACCGACCAAATGTTCCCTACGTAGGTCGTTTCTTACTGGTGAGGGAAGGCGCAGATCTGGCCGCTATTGCCCCAACGGAACGTTGAGTTGCAGCTTACCCAGCCAGTTGTCGTTGGTGGTCTGGCCACCGGTCTCGACGCCGCCCGTAGCCTGAAGGCTCATGCTATCCTTAACGCCCACGGCGACGCCTGCTTCGGCCTTCCAATGCAAATCCGGGTCGGCCCCGGTGATGCCGCCCGGCGCAAGGCGCGAGATATCGTCGAATGACAGGAAGCCACCGGCGGCGATGCGCGGCTCGATGTAGGTTTTGCTGTCGAGATCGAAGCGCCGTTTCATCTCCGGCAGGACATCGAGGCGGCCGGTTCCGACCGTGGTCGCTTCGGAGAACGCCGTGTCCCGGAATTTCGGCGTGTCCTCGACGTAGCTCAGGCCAACGCTCGGTGCCAGCGTCCATCCGTTGACCTGGCGCGTGCCGCGGAGCGTTCCGCGAACCATCGAGCGCTCGGCTGGCACCGTATCCAGCATAACGCCGTTCGGCGCGATCTCCGTGTTGCCCCAGGCGGCGCGTCCATCGAAGATGATGCCGTGGCCGAAGCGAACGCTCATGTAGGGGCCGGTGGTCCAGCCCTTCGTCGACACGCCGCCGCTGTAGCGGCTGTACTCGCCGAGCTGGTCGAACTGGGTCAGGTATCCCAGCATGATATCGGGGCCGAGCATGTAATGGCCGCCCATCGACATGGTGCTGAAGTTGCCGTCGTTCAGGCGCGAGTCCATGTCGATGGTGTCGTAAGTCTGGTGGCGCCCCTCGAACCAGAAATCCATGATGCTCGGCGCGCTCGGATCGCCCATCTTCATCGCCGCGGCGAGCTCGGAGAGGCTGATCGACGCCGCGGCTTCACGCGGCATCGCGCCGCCTGTCTCGGAGGCCGTATAGGAATCGATCGGTTTCGCTTCGGTGCGCGGACGGTCGATGCGAATGCGGTCGGGATCGCGGTTGGCCAGAAACGCCCTGCGGCGGTCGGCGAGTGCGCGCTCGGCGCTCGCCCGCGCGACGGACACGCAGGTGACGCTCAAGGCGGCCGCCGCCTCCGCATCGGCGTCGAGCCGAATGCCGTAGGAAGCTTCATTCGTTGCAACGAAGCTCACCGACGCGGTGCGGCCCGAATGCAGCGTCTGCGCTTCGCCGCCGGTGCTCGATACGGTCACCGCTGCCCTACCCGCTGTCGAAAGGGACAACGTGAGCCGTTCTCCCTCGCCTAGGGACGCCTGGCGCGAGGCGTTACCACCCGCCGCCGCTCGCATGTTCAGCGCACCGTTGTTGGCGGCCGTGCATCCGGCGCTTGCCCGCTCGGCGGCTTGGAGCTGCGCGTAGGGAAACGCTGCGCCAAGTGCGACGCAGCATGCCGTGGTCCAAAGACCCCGACGGAACGCAACCTCATACATCGTCCGCAGGTCCCTCTTCACGAATAATTCCGTGTCTGATCAATGGG includes:
- a CDS encoding autotransporter outer membrane beta-barrel domain-containing protein, whose protein sequence is MKRDLRTMYEVAFRRGLWTTACCVALGAAFPYAQLQAAERASAGCTAANNGALNMRAAAGGNASRQASLGEGERLTLSLSTAGRAAVTVSSTGGEAQTLHSGRTASVSFVATNEASYGIRLDADAEAAAALSVTCVSVARASAERALADRRRAFLANRDPDRIRIDRPRTEAKPIDSYTASETGGAMPREAAASISLSELAAAMKMGDPSAPSIMDFWFEGRHQTYDTIDMDSRLNDGNFSTMSMGGHYMLGPDIMLGYLTQFDQLGEYSRYSGGVSTKGWTTGPYMSVRFGHGIIFDGRAAWGNTEIAPNGVMLDTVPAERSMVRGTLRGTRQVNGWTLAPSVGLSYVEDTPKFRDTAFSEATTVGTGRLDVLPEMKRRFDLDSKTYIEPRIAAGGFLSFDDISRLAPGGITGADPDLHWKAEAGVAVGVKDSMSLQATGGVETGGQTTNDNWLGKLQLNVPLGQ